The window ATTATGCCTTTCGGTATGGTGGAGATGAATTTTTGATAGTATATCAAAATACAACTGCGGAAATAGCTTTAAAAATAACCGAACGGATTAAAGATAATTTTAAGAAAAATATTTTATTTCATAATTACAACCTAAGTCTGAGTTCAGGTATAGCATCCTATCAAAGGTCTGAAAATTATAAGGAGTTTATCAGGAGAGCAGATCAAGCGATGTATAAATCTAAAATTAACGGTAAGAATCGAACAACCCTAGCTGCTACTCCTTAAAGGAATCATCAAAAATTGTTATATTTTATATGCTTATTTCATTTTTATGGATATTATTTTCTGATAAAATTCTATACACGATGGTTAAAGATGTTGAATCCTATAAGTCACTCCAAACTTATAAAGGATCAAGATTTAGATAGTTTTTTAACAAAAGCTGATAAGGCCCTCTACAAAGCCAAAGAAAATGGAAAAAACAGATATAGTTTTTAGTGGAGTAGAGTAATCTTAATGATTATTCTATTTTTTATTATCTAGAGAATTTCAGTGCTGGCGTTGAAGATATTACAATATTTTTGCAATTAAATATGAAGAAAGGCTTTCAGAATATCTATTCTAAAAGCCTAACTAGTTTAGTAATTAAGATTTGAATGAAAACACAAAAGTTGTTACACTCCCCTGTATTAAATATTAAAATACGGTAATAGATAATTTTACTTCCTATTTTTTACATTATACTAAAACCTTTGCTGGATAATATTTTTGTTTTTATGTGCTAACGGGTCCAATGAATCTATTTTTAAAATAAAGTTATAGTCCGCGATAGCTCCATTGTAATAATCTAACCTCTCTTTTATTATTGCCCTGCTGTGATACGCCTGCAAATATTCAGGGTTTAGCTTTATAGCTGTATTATAATCTTTCATTGCACCTAGGTAATCTCCTAATTTAAACTTTAAATTGCCTCTGTTAAAATAACTATTTGGATTATCTGGATTGGATTTAATAGCTTTATCATAACTTTTCAGCAACCCTTTTTCCTCTTTTGATTTTACTTTTTCACCTGAATAATTATTTTTAATAAGTCTGTTGATTAGAATTTTAAGCATCTTGTCCCCCTAAAGAAACTTTGACAACTGGCTGTCATATCCATTGCAAGACTCAGACCCTATAGTTTTGCGTCACAAAGTTTCCTTTGCTTTGCCTTTTTTCAAAATTATTTATTTTTTTAATATATTTTTATTCTAGTTATTATAACAAAAATTAACATATAGTGCATTTTTTATAGAAAAAATTTAAAAACAGTCAAATCCTATATTAGGATAACGGCATAAAATACCAAAGGAGTTGCCTGTTCAATGGATATCTCTACGATGAGATAATTTTTTTTACCACATCATCAAATGTATAGTTCTTAAGGCTTGCAAGTTTAGGAAGAAGGCTTGTCTCTGTCATTCCAGGACAGGTATTAACCTCTAAAAAATAGATTTTGTCATCTGATAATATAAAGTCACTTCTAGAAGCACCGCTTAATTTAAGTTCATCGTGAATAAGCTTAGCATTCCTCATGGCATTTTCATAGATTTCTTTCGATACCTTTGCAGGGTACTCGTAATCGGTCTTTCCTCCTGCATATTTTGACTCATAGTCATATATTCCACCATGGGGAATTACCTTCAACACTCCAAGAGTTTCTCCATTTAAAATTCCTGCAGTCAGTTCTATTCCCTTTATATACTCTTCTATTATCACACTTCTATCTGATAGGTTTTCCAAAGCAACTTCTGCATCTTCCATATTTTTACAAATATAAAGCCCCATACTGGATCCTTCTTTTGACGGTTTTATCACTACCGGAAACTTATCTATCTCCTCTTTGTTTGGATAGGTCTTGGGGATTCTTATTCCCAAACTATCTGCTATCCTTTTAGTTATAATTTTATCCATTGCAACTGCACTTGGAGCTGCTTTAGACCCTGTATATTTTTTTCCTAAAAGATCAAGTAAGCCTTGAATCCTTCCGTCCTCTCCACACCCCCCATGTAGAGATAAAAATGCCAGATCATATTCATTTTCAATGAATGATGCGACCAGGTTTTCACTTGTTAAATCCACTCCATATGCATCGTATCCCTGTCTTATTAAGCTGTTTAATACTGCACTCCCTGTTTTTAGTGATACTTCCCTCTCAGTTGATGTTCCCCCCATAAAAACTGCAATTTTCATCTTTTCCTCCTATAATGATTATTTTTAGACCTCTATTCCAGATATCTTTTTTACTTTTTAAAGGTTTTCTTTATCCTGCAGATTTTTTATACCTGGTTGCCTTTACAAATAGATCAGAAGGATTAACAGTTATTTCATGTTGTTGAATAACATAGCCATGATCAGATAAAATATCCCTTACCATTGCACCTATAAGCTGTTTAAACCTGTTTAATTTCACATGATTTTTCAATGGGAAATTATTTATAAGGTCTTTTTGTAATGCAGTGACTGCAGGTTTTTTAAGATACGTAGCCGTTTCCATTTTGATTAAACTTTCTCTTGTTTTAAGGAAAGCCCAAATATCTTGGGACAATTGACTATATTGTCCTACCAATAGATCGTTAAATTTCTTGTCTGTATACATAGCTATTCCTCCTTATTTTAAACCCCATTGGATTGAAAGGGTCTTAATTTTAAAGCATCTTATATTTATGATGTCTTCTTTTTTAGATATACTGCAATTTAACTTTTTTCCTTTAACTTTGATGCATTGAATAAATTTTTTAGAAATTATTAATTATTTTAATTCTAAATTTCTTGATTTAATCTATTTCTAGGCATCGACCTCAAATAAATTATTTATAAATCTACATTCAAAAACAGCAAGTGGTGGATTAAAGCGACTTGCTGTTTTTTATTCTTATTTGAATACAGTTTGATTTCTACCATTAGTTTTTGCCTTATACATATTGCTGTCAGCTCTTTTCATTACGATATCTGCATCTTCCCACTCTTTATAAAAAGTTGCTCCAAAACTTGCAGTAATTTTATTATCTATCCCCTCTAACACTATATTTTCACATTTTTTTCTGAGTTTTTCAGAAATATCGAATAAATAGTTTTCTTCCCTACATTGCACAATAATGCAGAATTCTTCTCCACCCATTCTTGCAACTATATCTTCTTTTCTAGTATTATCTTTAAGCATTTGGGAAAATTTAATTAAAACTAAATCTCCTACGTCATGTCCATAGGTGTCATTAAAATTTTTAAAGAAATCTATATCCATAAAAATTATCCCTATATTAAAATAATTATTTCTTTTTTTTAGAGATATTAATTCTTTCAAACGTTCAAAGAAAAATTTACGATTAGCAATTCCAGTAAGAAAATCAGTATTTAGTAATTGAGTGATTTTTTCATTAGCTAATTTTAACTCAAAATTTTTCTTTGTCAATTCCCTTGTGAGATTTGACATTTCAATATTTATTTGAGAAATTTCACTCACTATTTCAGATTCACTAATCAGATAATTTTTAAATATTATAACTGTGTCCTCTTCTTTTTTTATTAAAGAACCCTGTAAATAAGTTACAGAACCTGATTTTGAATTATAGGTGCAGCTTATTTCTTTAATATTTAAACCTCTATCTGTTACTGACTGAGAAGAGATATTAATTCTTCCAACATTTTTTTCAAATAAGCTGTTGGTTATATTACCGGGATTATCTATTAGTTTTTCAAAAGCCTTATTGTATTGATCTATTCTTAAATCTTTCGTTAAGGTAACAATGGGCATATTTGTTTTATCAGCCATGTATTTTATTAAAATTTTACTTTTATTAAAATTTAACTTCATTTTTATCATCCCACCATAATCTTGCAGTTTCTACAGTTTCGCAGCTGCTAAGAGCTATCTTATCTGCTTCTATTTTATTTTGAGCTTCTCTACCAAATGTAAATGCATATCCTCCTAATAAAATCTTCATATTATCTAAATTTGAATCGGACCTTATTTGAGAGATTAAGTCTTTTACACCACTCATATTAAAAGCCATAGCAACAGATATACTTATAAAATCAGGTTTTTCTTCATGAATTATTTTTATCAATTCTTCATTAGGAACATTAGCTCCCAGATAAATAACATTCCATCCATCTAATTCAAGAATATCTGATATTATTCTTGCACCTACTTCATGATACTCATTAGAGGAAGCTGTTACTATGGCTTTTCCTTTTATATTTTCAACTAAAATAAAATTCATATATAAAAAGGACATAATTCTCATTACAATAGACGTTGCAAGGTGCTCTTGAGCTACTGAAATCAAACCTTTTTCCCACAGTAACCCTACTTCATACATTGAATATGTTATTATTTTTGTGTAAAAATCTTCCAGTGATTCTTTATCGTGAACAATGGATTTTGAAAATGATAAAGCCTCTGAAGAATTTCCATTGATTAATAAATTAAAAAATTTATTTTTATTTTTCTCCCAATCAGAATCAAAAGGATATTCAATTTCGTTTGTCTTATCACTGATCTCTTCTTCCACATGATCTAGGGTAGATTTTAGCCATTCATAGATTTTAATGATTTCCGAAGAAGTATTTGAATCTAAGTTTTCATTTATAACTTTTATCCATGTTTCTATTTCTTTATGAAAATATTTACTTTTGAATCCTCTGGATCTATAGCTGCTTAAGACCCATTTTAGTGTATTTCTAAGAAGTTCATAGTCGTTTAGTTTAAATATATTGGTCATAAATTTAGCATGGTGGATATGATTTTCATGCATAACAGACAAGGGGTTACCACCTATTAAATTTTCAATAGAATTCAAATTAGTCATAATAGAATTTACAGATTCAACCATTACAGGGATATTTTTTTCATATTCCTTAGCAGAAGCATAAGAAACAATGTCTCCCTTGGGAGACGGATACAATTTATTCATACAAATCCTCCTAATTTTAGATTTGAATAGGTGTTTAATTCCAACATAAATCCAGATAAAAATACCATTCAGCTTAATATACTGTGGTATTGGTATTTTTTCCTTCCTAGGTTGTTAAATTAAATCTTGTACTCTGTCCAAAAATTTATAGGGCATTTGATATTTAAGGTTCTTGTAACTCTTAAATATCAAAATGAAAAAAAAAGGATTTTTTCTTTTTTTTCGGTAAAAAATATTTAAATATCTTCGGTAAGAGAGGGGGAAAACAATGCCTAGAAATATTCCTATTGGAAATGGAAATATGCTTATAGCCTTTGATGATAACTACTGTATGAGGGAGTTTTTCTATCCCTATGTGGGGGAGGAAAATCACACCAATGGAAACTCTTTTATGACCGGTATATGGTGTGACGGTATTTTTCATTGGATTGATTCCAGCTGGGATATACAATTAAATTATTTAGATGATTCTCTGGTCACAGACATCTGCCTGAAAAAAGAAAACTTTCCCATTGAACTTAAAATTCATGACTGTGTAGATTTTCATGAAAATATTTATTTAAAAAAAGTAAGTGTAAATAATACTTCTCCCAAAGATCACGATGTCAGAATATTTTTTACCCAGGATTTTAATATCCTTGGAAATGAAATAGCTGATACGGCCCTATACAGACCGGACAAAGAAGTATTGGTGCATTATAAGAAGGACCGGTATTTTCTTATCAATCTCTTCCATGAAGGGAGGTACGGTATAAAGGAATTTGCCATTGGAAGCAAGGGTAAAAATGATCTTCAGGGTACATATATGGATGCCCTTGACGGAGTTCTTAGCTGCAACCCGATAGAACAGGGGACTGTAGATTCAGTTACCGGAATCAAACTAAAGGTAGGTTCCGGAGAAGAAATTTCATTCTTTTATTACATCTGTGCCGGAAAAGACTGGGAAGAAGTATGTAAGCTCAATTCCATCATAGTAGACAAGAATCCTGAAGAACTCCTGGTAAGGACAAAAAATTACTGGGATCTATGGGTAAATAAGGAAGATCTGCCCTTAGATCTTCTTCCTGAAAAAATCTCCTGGCTCTATAAAAAGAGTCTTCTTATCTTAAGGACCCAGATAGATAATAGAGGAGGAATATTAGCCGCCAATGATTCAGATGGAATGCAGTACAACAGGGATACATACAGTTATGTGTGGCCTAGAGACG is drawn from Psychrilyobacter piezotolerans and contains these coding sequences:
- a CDS encoding cobalamin B12-binding domain-containing protein: MNKLYPSPKGDIVSYASAKEYEKNIPVMVESVNSIMTNLNSIENLIGGNPLSVMHENHIHHAKFMTNIFKLNDYELLRNTLKWVLSSYRSRGFKSKYFHKEIETWIKVINENLDSNTSSEIIKIYEWLKSTLDHVEEEISDKTNEIEYPFDSDWEKNKNKFFNLLINGNSSEALSFSKSIVHDKESLEDFYTKIITYSMYEVGLLWEKGLISVAQEHLATSIVMRIMSFLYMNFILVENIKGKAIVTASSNEYHEVGARIISDILELDGWNVIYLGANVPNEELIKIIHEEKPDFISISVAMAFNMSGVKDLISQIRSDSNLDNMKILLGGYAFTFGREAQNKIEADKIALSSCETVETARLWWDDKNEVKF
- a CDS encoding GGDEF domain-containing protein; the protein is MIKMKLNFNKSKILIKYMADKTNMPIVTLTKDLRIDQYNKAFEKLIDNPGNITNSLFEKNVGRINISSQSVTDRGLNIKEISCTYNSKSGSVTYLQGSLIKKEEDTVIIFKNYLISESEIVSEISQINIEMSNLTRELTKKNFELKLANEKITQLLNTDFLTGIANRKFFFERLKELISLKKRNNYFNIGIIFMDIDFFKNFNDTYGHDVGDLVLIKFSQMLKDNTRKEDIVARMGGEEFCIIVQCREENYLFDISEKLRKKCENIVLEGIDNKITASFGATFYKEWEDADIVMKRADSNMYKAKTNGRNQTVFK
- a CDS encoding tetratricopeptide repeat protein, producing MLKILINRLIKNNYSGEKVKSKEEKGLLKSYDKAIKSNPDNPNSYFNRGNLKFKLGDYLGAMKDYNTAIKLNPEYLQAYHSRAIIKERLDYYNGAIADYNFILKIDSLDPLAHKNKNIIQQRF
- a CDS encoding D-alanine--D-alanine ligase, which translates into the protein MKIAVFMGGTSTEREVSLKTGSAVLNSLIRQGYDAYGVDLTSENLVASFIENEYDLAFLSLHGGCGEDGRIQGLLDLLGKKYTGSKAAPSAVAMDKIITKRIADSLGIRIPKTYPNKEEIDKFPVVIKPSKEGSSMGLYICKNMEDAEVALENLSDRSVIIEEYIKGIELTAGILNGETLGVLKVIPHGGIYDYESKYAGGKTDYEYPAKVSKEIYENAMRNAKLIHDELKLSGASRSDFILSDDKIYFLEVNTCPGMTETSLLPKLASLKNYTFDDVVKKIISS